From the Solanum stenotomum isolate F172 chromosome 4, ASM1918654v1, whole genome shotgun sequence genome, one window contains:
- the LOC125862645 gene encoding transcription factor HEC2-like, producing MDNIDLLKSSPCEDQMEMFMMQMENEMPMLDYSPRRSNNNNNNNNNINRNNFFEIIDHHNSPSTFLNNVPSSTIPFNDSRSPQIIHQESSITLPFLENSSRSNGKWSTSVKGNYKEQVSIASHLSTFPSHTLKRNSMVAMREMIFRIAAMQPIQIDPSSVKAPKRRNVKISSDPQSVAARHRREKISEKIRILQRLVPGGTKMDTASMLDEAIHYMKFLKKQVQSLEKVEINRHMPMSLSSNYYYPCHQSVQP from the exons ATGGATAATATTGACTTGCTCAAATCCTCACCTTGTGAAGATCAAATGGAAATGTTCATGATGCAAATGGAAAATGAAATGCCAATGTTGGACTATAGTCCACGACGaagcaataacaacaacaacaataataataatattaatcgTAATAATTTCTTTGAAATTATCGATCATCATAATTCACCATCCACATTTTTGAACAATGTGCCATCATCTACCATTCCATTCAATGACTCTAGATCTCCTCAAATAATTCATCAAGAATCTTCAATAACCCTTCCTTTTTTGGAAAATTCGAGTCGTAGTAATGGGAAGTGGAGTACTTCTGTTAAAGGTAACTataaagaacaagtatccattgcCTCGCATTTGAGTACATTTCCTTCACATACATTGAAGCGAAATTCTATGGTGGCTATGAGAGAGATGATTTTTAGAATAGCTGCAATGCAACCAATTCAAATCGATCCATCATCAG TAAAAGCGCCCAAGAGAAGGAACGTGAAGATATCGAGCGACCCTCAAAGCGTGGCGGCGCGCCATAGGAGAGAAAAGATAAGTGAAAAAATAAGGATACTACAAAGATTAGTACCAGGTGGAACAAAAATGGACACAGCATCAATGTTAGATGAAGCAATTCATTACATGAAATTCTTGAAGAAGCAAGTTCAATCTCttgaaaaagttgaaattaataGACATATGCCAATGTCATTAAGTAGTAATTATTATTACCCTTGTCATCAAAGTGTTCAACCCTAG